In one Halorubrum sp. CBA1229 genomic region, the following are encoded:
- a CDS encoding enolase C-terminal domain-like protein — MRLRPFSVGLTAPLATARGEITEREGILVEVGPDDDGASATGVGEATPLPGWTESRSACESALRGVRDEDGCLVDGALDRLDRETPAARHGLALALADAAARGEGLSLAERLAAERDLPTPAESAPVNATVGDADPETTAAAAARAVDAGFDCLKIKVGARSLDADVERLRAVRDAVGSEVALRADANGAWNPSTAREALDRLAPLDLAYVEQPLPADDLDGAAALRDRRNDPTDASGDPTLPIALDESLSRYGLDALLDADAADVVVLKPMALGGPDRALAAASAARAAGVEPVITTTIDAVVARTAAVHVAAAIPDVAPCGLATAALLDDDLAPDPCPVADGAISVPDGPGLAGDAFDGLL, encoded by the coding sequence ATGCGGCTCCGCCCCTTCTCCGTCGGTCTGACGGCGCCGCTCGCGACCGCCCGCGGCGAGATCACTGAGCGAGAGGGGATCCTCGTGGAGGTCGGCCCGGACGACGACGGAGCCTCAGCCACCGGGGTCGGCGAGGCCACCCCGCTCCCCGGCTGGACCGAATCGCGGTCAGCGTGCGAGTCGGCCCTGCGCGGGGTTCGGGACGAGGACGGGTGCCTCGTCGACGGCGCGCTCGACCGCCTCGACCGCGAGACGCCCGCCGCGCGCCACGGACTCGCGCTCGCGCTCGCTGACGCCGCGGCGCGCGGGGAAGGACTCTCGCTCGCCGAGCGTCTCGCGGCCGAGCGCGACCTCCCGACGCCGGCGGAGTCGGCCCCGGTCAACGCGACGGTCGGCGACGCAGACCCCGAAACGACCGCCGCCGCGGCGGCGCGGGCCGTCGACGCCGGATTCGACTGTTTAAAAATAAAAGTCGGCGCCCGCTCGCTCGACGCCGACGTCGAACGACTCCGCGCGGTCCGCGACGCGGTCGGCAGCGAGGTCGCGCTCCGAGCCGACGCGAACGGGGCATGGAACCCGTCGACCGCGCGCGAGGCGCTCGACCGGCTCGCGCCGCTGGACCTCGCCTACGTCGAGCAGCCGCTCCCCGCGGACGACCTCGACGGCGCGGCGGCCCTCCGGGACCGGCGAAACGACCCGACCGACGCCAGTGGGGATCCCACACTCCCGATCGCGCTCGACGAGTCGCTGTCGCGCTACGGTCTCGACGCCCTCCTCGACGCCGACGCGGCCGACGTCGTCGTCCTGAAGCCGATGGCGCTCGGGGGACCGGACCGCGCGCTGGCGGCCGCCTCGGCAGCGCGAGCGGCGGGCGTCGAGCCCGTGATCACCACCACGATCGACGCCGTCGTCGCGCGGACCGCCGCGGTCCACGTCGCGGCCGCGATCCCCGACGTCGCCCCCTGCGGACTCGCCACGGCCGCGCTGCTCGACGACGACCTCGCCCCGGACCCGTGTCCGGTCGCGGACGGGGCGATATCGGTGCCGGACGGTCCCGGACTCGCCGGCGACGCGTTCGACGGGCTCTTGTAA